One region of Nitrospira sp. genomic DNA includes:
- a CDS encoding EVE domain-containing protein, producing MADGRHYWLMKSEPEVFSIDDLAGSPKGTTSWDGVRNYQARNFMRAMKIGDQVLFYHSNANPPAVAGVAEVVKTAYPDATQFDKRDAHYDPASRPDQPRWDMVDIRFIRKFVAPLSLDLLRAQVGLKGMELLRKGSRLSVQPVRAAEWNEVIRLAEVQEGS from the coding sequence ATGGCAGACGGACGGCACTATTGGTTGATGAAATCCGAACCCGAGGTCTTTTCAATCGATGATCTTGCTGGGTCACCGAAGGGAACGACTTCGTGGGATGGCGTACGGAACTATCAGGCGCGTAACTTTATGCGGGCAATGAAAATCGGGGATCAGGTCCTCTTTTACCACAGCAATGCCAATCCGCCCGCGGTGGCGGGAGTCGCGGAAGTGGTGAAAACGGCTTACCCCGATGCCACGCAGTTCGACAAGCGGGATGCGCACTACGATCCGGCCAGCAGACCGGATCAGCCGCGCTGGGATATGGTCGATATCCGGTTTATTCGCAAATTCGTCGCACCGCTGTCGTTGGATCTACTGCGTGCACAGGTTGGCCTCAAGGGAATGGAATTGCTTCGAAAGGGATCGCGACTATCGGTTCAGCCGGTGCGGGCGGCTGAGTGGAATGAAGTTATCAGGCTGGCAGAGGTACAGGAAGGCAGCTAG
- a CDS encoding c-type cytochrome — translation MRSQQEVFFMVRSNATLRLILALLLLCALGAGSGSVQASPSGHAPHGTVTIDGVTVPDVGPLPTVVPIPSSNLNYTAKIELGKQLYFDGRLSKNNAISCAFCHNPGTGFADPRQTSIGVGGGVGGRQSPTVYNTGLNHVQFWDGRARSLEEQAIGPIHNPVEMAETHEHVVAKLGKIKGYQQQFKAVFGTDVNLQGIAEAIAAYERTVLSTNSAFDRYVLGDQKAMDEGAVRGMALFKGKARCILCHNGPNFTDNQFHNLGVPQVGPMKEDLGRFVVSRAEKDRGAFKTPTLRSITETAPYMHDGAFKTLDEVVEFLDQGGGSNPNLSPLAKPLNLTAEEKSDLVAFLKALAGEPIPFSMPKLPK, via the coding sequence GTGCGGTCTCAACAGGAGGTTTTCTTCATGGTGCGATCCAACGCGACGTTACGCTTGATTCTTGCACTGCTCCTCCTCTGTGCACTTGGAGCAGGAAGTGGTTCCGTACAAGCATCGCCGTCCGGCCATGCCCCTCATGGCACCGTGACGATCGATGGTGTCACGGTGCCGGATGTCGGGCCCTTGCCGACGGTAGTCCCGATACCGTCCTCTAATCTCAATTACACCGCCAAAATCGAACTTGGCAAGCAGCTCTATTTTGATGGGCGACTCTCCAAAAATAACGCGATCTCCTGCGCCTTCTGCCACAACCCCGGGACCGGATTTGCAGACCCCCGCCAGACCTCCATCGGAGTCGGCGGAGGCGTCGGAGGACGACAGTCTCCGACGGTCTACAATACGGGATTGAATCACGTTCAGTTTTGGGATGGTCGGGCACGTTCGCTTGAAGAACAGGCCATCGGGCCGATTCATAACCCTGTGGAGATGGCCGAGACGCATGAGCATGTGGTGGCCAAGCTAGGAAAGATCAAGGGGTATCAGCAACAATTCAAGGCTGTGTTTGGGACAGACGTCAATCTCCAGGGCATTGCCGAAGCGATTGCAGCCTATGAGCGCACGGTGCTCTCTACCAATTCCGCTTTTGATAGATATGTGTTAGGCGATCAGAAAGCCATGGATGAGGGGGCGGTTCGAGGAATGGCCCTGTTTAAGGGTAAGGCGCGGTGCATTCTCTGCCACAATGGGCCGAACTTCACCGACAATCAGTTTCACAACCTCGGCGTGCCCCAGGTCGGTCCGATGAAGGAAGACCTTGGACGCTTTGTCGTCAGCAGGGCGGAGAAAGATCGGGGCGCATTTAAAACGCCGACGCTCCGTAGCATCACGGAAACCGCCCCGTATATGCACGATGGCGCGTTTAAAACGCTTGACGAGGTCGTTGAGTTTTTGGATCAGGGCGGCGGGAGCAATCCTAATCTAAGTCCCCTCGCCAAGCCGTTGAACCTGACGGCGGAGGAGAAAAGCGATCTCGTTGCATTCTTGAAAGCGCTGGCCGGAGAGCCGATCCCGTTCAGCATGCCAAAATTGCCGAAATAA
- a CDS encoding VOC family protein, with amino-acid sequence MMARMTADFLAQNSAGRMLRRALDDVGVGFIPVIDHVTIRTMDIDRRAEEFLALGYRYDETLHYDDWYAKVFRRAGYPALFVDQAYPDDRGKTSIIPRWVEKFGDQVFHHVAVRVEDIEQAILKLKAKGVVFAGEIVGARGGTLRQIFTAPEMLDGQPFSVLELAERHQGYQGFLPPQADSLMRSTMRGL; translated from the coding sequence TTGATGGCTCGTATGACGGCCGACTTTCTGGCGCAGAATAGTGCAGGCCGGATGCTTCGCCGCGCGCTGGATGACGTCGGGGTTGGGTTTATCCCGGTGATCGACCATGTCACTATCCGGACGATGGATATTGATCGGCGCGCCGAGGAATTTCTCGCGTTGGGGTATCGGTACGATGAAACGCTGCATTATGACGATTGGTATGCCAAAGTATTTCGGCGGGCCGGGTATCCGGCGTTGTTTGTCGATCAGGCCTATCCGGACGACCGTGGCAAGACCAGCATCATCCCACGCTGGGTCGAGAAATTCGGTGATCAGGTGTTTCACCATGTGGCGGTCCGTGTCGAAGACATCGAGCAGGCCATTCTCAAATTGAAGGCCAAGGGCGTGGTCTTTGCCGGCGAGATCGTCGGGGCCCGGGGAGGTACGTTGCGCCAAATTTTTACCGCCCCTGAGATGCTGGATGGGCAGCCCTTTTCCGTGCTTGAATTGGCTGAGCGGCATCAGGGTTATCAGGGATTTCTTCCTCCACAGGCTGACAGTCTTATGCGCTCGACAATGCGAGGCCTCTAA
- a CDS encoding ATP-dependent DNA helicase RecQ, whose translation MDDLSTQLSRTFGFSAFRAGQREVMEAVLARRDAMAVMPTGQGKSLCYQLPATLLPGVTLVISPLIALMQDQVTSLKARGIAAAAFHSGLSEQERDRVVLDLKLRRLQLLYLAPERMQHERFLRLLRSLWVSLLVVDEAHCISQWGHDFRPDYLNIGRLRRELENPPCLALTATATARVQADLCDRLSLQDPLRLVTGFRRSNLALSVRLCRSRQEKLATLDRVVREYETGTILVYCATRRAVEEVAACLGQSQASVGYYHAGLSDEERRKVHDQFRAGAVRILAATNAFGMGIDKADVRLVVHFDIPGSLEAYYQEVGRAGRDGRPAACLLLFHERDVATQEYFIQQASKESGSSARADRMRTLLQDLLDYVSVSTCRQLAILDYFSDEAERALGPCGLCDRCVTTPRLSGDVVGDEAACAKAVLAAVSWCTGRFGVSRIVDMLRGSRSKALLTYGAEECPGYGGYHAWSKTALTRLVKALIEAGYLQVEGLEYPTLDLTRKGQEALKGIAPLLLCEQAEAPAASSLKPQGSGRDHAMAPLHTTVVDTQLFERLRQLRRELAEEEGVAPFVIFHDKTLRNIAGYKPVTLAALLEIPGIGEVKVERYGRRVLGVVNEVCD comes from the coding sequence GTTACCAGCTTCCCGCCACCCTGTTGCCAGGGGTGACCTTGGTGATTTCTCCGCTCATCGCGCTAATGCAGGATCAAGTCACTAGTTTGAAGGCGCGGGGGATTGCCGCGGCGGCGTTCCACTCCGGGCTTTCCGAGCAGGAGCGGGATCGAGTGGTATTGGATCTCAAACTGCGCCGGTTACAGTTGCTCTATCTCGCTCCGGAGCGGATGCAGCACGAGCGGTTTCTCAGGTTGCTCCGCTCGCTGTGGGTGTCGTTACTCGTCGTCGACGAAGCGCATTGCATTTCCCAGTGGGGGCATGATTTCCGCCCGGACTATCTGAACATCGGCCGGTTGCGCCGGGAACTCGAGAACCCCCCTTGCCTGGCCTTGACGGCCACGGCGACCGCGCGTGTGCAGGCAGACTTGTGCGATCGATTGTCGCTTCAGGACCCGCTTCGCCTGGTGACCGGCTTTCGACGCTCTAACCTCGCGCTGTCTGTCCGCCTCTGCCGGTCCCGCCAGGAAAAGCTCGCGACATTGGATCGTGTGGTGCGTGAATACGAAACGGGCACCATTCTGGTCTATTGCGCCACACGCCGGGCGGTGGAGGAGGTGGCGGCCTGTTTGGGGCAGTCGCAGGCGTCCGTCGGGTATTATCACGCCGGCTTGTCGGATGAAGAGCGGCGGAAGGTGCATGACCAATTTCGGGCGGGAGCGGTGAGGATCTTGGCGGCGACCAATGCGTTCGGCATGGGGATCGATAAGGCTGATGTTCGACTGGTGGTGCATTTCGATATTCCGGGAAGCCTGGAGGCCTACTATCAGGAAGTGGGCCGGGCGGGGCGCGATGGCCGACCTGCCGCCTGTCTGCTGCTGTTTCATGAACGGGATGTGGCCACCCAGGAATACTTCATTCAGCAAGCGTCGAAAGAATCCGGCAGCTCGGCACGCGCCGATCGCATGAGGACATTGCTTCAGGACTTGCTGGACTACGTGTCGGTGTCGACGTGCCGGCAACTCGCCATTCTCGACTACTTCAGTGACGAGGCCGAACGGGCCCTGGGGCCCTGCGGGCTGTGTGATCGTTGCGTGACAACACCCCGGCTCAGTGGGGATGTCGTCGGGGATGAGGCTGCCTGCGCGAAGGCGGTGCTGGCGGCGGTCTCCTGGTGTACGGGTCGATTTGGTGTGAGCCGCATCGTCGATATGCTCCGCGGGAGTCGATCGAAGGCGCTGCTCACCTATGGGGCCGAAGAATGTCCGGGGTATGGGGGCTATCACGCATGGTCAAAGACAGCGTTGACTCGGCTCGTGAAGGCCCTCATCGAGGCGGGCTATCTGCAGGTCGAGGGACTGGAGTATCCCACGCTCGACCTCACGCGTAAGGGACAGGAGGCTTTGAAGGGAATCGCTCCTCTACTCTTGTGCGAGCAGGCTGAAGCTCCGGCAGCGTCGTCGCTGAAACCTCAAGGGAGTGGGCGAGACCACGCGATGGCGCCTCTGCATACCACCGTAGTGGATACGCAGCTCTTTGAACGACTTCGCCAGCTGCGGCGGGAGTTAGCCGAGGAAGAAGGGGTCGCGCCCTTTGTTATTTTTCACGACAAGACCCTTCGGAATATCGCCGGATACAAACCCGTGACGCTTGCCGCCCTGCTGGAGATTCCCGGGATCGGCGAGGTCAAGGTGGAGCGGTATGGCCGCCGAGTGCTCGGTGTGGTGAACGAGGTGTGTGACTAG
- a CDS encoding ImmA/IrrE family metallo-endopeptidase translates to MVRIPNKVILPFGYHIMIRQVTDSEMDRQDSNADGIWDNEAKTIYIRKRLPVTRRRYILAHELGHAWLDWQHRYLDDGKARS, encoded by the coding sequence ATGGTGCGAATACCAAACAAAGTCATCCTTCCGTTCGGCTACCACATCATGATCAGGCAGGTTACAGACTCCGAGATGGACCGGCAGGATTCGAATGCGGATGGGATTTGGGATAATGAAGCTAAAACCATCTATATCCGCAAACGCCTGCCCGTCACAAGGCGTAGATACATTCTCGCCCACGAACTGGGGCATGCCTGGCTCGACTGGCAACATCGATATCTGGATGATGGAAAGGCTCGTAGCTGA
- a CDS encoding YdcF family protein: MAAVLTFVTTFLPVTPRRTAWLRRLTLSTALLVLLTATPLLSNSYMAMLEGRYPPFQAESSVRFDAIVVLAGGILPKGSLRPVDELMDASRQRTVCGTTYWRAGLAKKILLSGGDATVRRTGLLESHEMKRLAIELGVPESAILLEDRSRTTYENAIHTRTLLGNSRVLLVTDAYHMPRAMEFFVKQGLSVTPAPCGYKARHSPVQAWEHFTLFDLLPNSKALSMTTDAIEEVVGIFFYRLVGRD, encoded by the coding sequence ATGGCCGCAGTGCTCACATTCGTAACCACCTTCCTGCCGGTCACCCCAAGACGCACAGCATGGCTCAGACGGTTGACTCTCAGCACGGCGTTGCTCGTCCTGCTGACTGCGACACCGCTGCTTTCGAATAGCTATATGGCCATGCTGGAAGGGCGATATCCTCCTTTTCAGGCAGAATCCTCCGTGAGATTTGATGCCATCGTGGTGCTGGCAGGAGGCATCCTGCCGAAGGGCTCTCTCCGGCCGGTCGATGAACTCATGGATGCGTCTCGCCAGCGCACGGTCTGTGGAACCACCTACTGGCGGGCGGGCCTGGCCAAGAAGATACTCCTGTCAGGAGGCGACGCGACCGTCCGCCGAACCGGCCTGCTGGAGTCCCACGAAATGAAACGATTGGCCATAGAACTCGGGGTCCCGGAATCGGCCATTCTTTTGGAAGATCGATCCAGAACCACCTACGAAAACGCCATCCATACGCGCACGCTTCTGGGAAACAGCCGGGTTCTCCTGGTCACTGACGCCTATCACATGCCTCGCGCAATGGAGTTCTTCGTTAAACAAGGGTTATCCGTTACCCCGGCTCCTTGCGGGTACAAGGCACGACATAGCCCCGTGCAGGCATGGGAACACTTCACCCTGTTCGACCTCCTCCCCAATTCTAAAGCCCTTTCCATGACGACCGACGCGATTGAGGAAGTGGTGGGCATCTTCTTTTATCGGCTTGTCGGAAGGGATTAG
- a CDS encoding YkgJ family cysteine cluster protein produces the protein MSNHTAVEHFEISLQTPSGAISTAVGVPTGFVPITAILPLMRSLGEEAQVLEQRRLLEAGQRISCEKGCAACCRMLVPISVPEAFALTNAIDQLDQNERNRLLAKLDLAQQQLARAGILKQLSSLADSSEPLNDEAIEPLNRAYYALRMPCPFLDNETCSIYADRPAACRELAVTSPATECQEMTKQTVQPVPVAVRLSTALSLLWADLSGTAPRLIPLPLAVDWARRHKEEQTNQWAGTELFEKAMDKIWRYLSQEKARRSNA, from the coding sequence GTGAGTAACCACACTGCCGTTGAACACTTTGAAATCTCTCTGCAGACTCCAAGCGGAGCAATCAGCACTGCCGTAGGCGTGCCGACAGGCTTCGTACCGATCACCGCGATTCTCCCACTCATGCGCAGTCTCGGAGAAGAAGCCCAGGTGCTGGAACAACGCCGATTGCTCGAAGCCGGCCAGAGGATTTCGTGCGAAAAGGGCTGCGCCGCCTGCTGCCGGATGCTCGTACCGATTTCGGTGCCGGAAGCCTTTGCTCTCACCAACGCCATCGACCAACTGGACCAGAATGAACGGAATCGCCTGCTGGCCAAACTCGACCTGGCCCAGCAACAACTGGCTCGCGCCGGCATCCTGAAGCAACTCTCTTCGCTGGCCGATTCTTCCGAGCCGTTGAATGACGAGGCCATCGAGCCGTTGAACCGGGCCTACTACGCGCTTCGTATGCCCTGCCCCTTTCTCGACAACGAAACCTGTAGCATTTACGCCGATCGGCCTGCAGCCTGCCGGGAGCTTGCTGTCACCTCACCGGCCACAGAATGTCAGGAGATGACCAAGCAGACCGTCCAGCCGGTTCCCGTTGCCGTTCGTCTCAGTACGGCTCTGAGCCTGCTCTGGGCTGACCTGAGCGGGACGGCGCCCAGGCTGATCCCGCTCCCGCTGGCCGTCGATTGGGCCAGACGGCATAAGGAGGAGCAGACCAACCAATGGGCCGGCACGGAACTATTTGAGAAAGCGATGGACAAAATCTGGCGGTATCTCAGTCAAGAAAAGGCCCGTCGTAGTAACGCGTGA
- a CDS encoding saccharopine dehydrogenase NADP-binding domain-containing protein: MPQVLVLGAGKIGSLVAGLLSATGQYRVHLADLTLDAPKRLVDELSLSAVTPCALDVRRPDAVAAYVGSSPFDAVISSLPYFCNPTVAEIARAHQLHYFDLTEDVAVTGRVKAISAGADRAFIPQCGLAPGFISIVTNDLIGHFESIDNVKMRVGALPVHPSNALKYSLTWSTDGLINEYANVCVGIEGGEEVQLQPLEGYETIELDGLLYEAFNTSGGLGTLADTYRGRVRTMNYKTLRYPGHCEKIQFLMKDLKLNEDRETLKRILERAIPQTQQDVVLIYAAVTGTRQGELFEETYVKKVYPRTILGRLWSAIQVTTASSLCCVVDLVMARPSAYRGFVTQEHFHLQDVLSNRFGDCFRA, from the coding sequence ATGCCTCAGGTGTTGGTCCTTGGAGCCGGGAAAATCGGGTCCCTCGTGGCTGGGCTGCTGTCGGCTACCGGGCAGTACCGGGTTCACCTGGCCGATCTTACGCTTGATGCCCCGAAGCGACTGGTTGATGAGTTGTCGTTGTCCGCGGTTACTCCTTGTGCCTTGGACGTGCGGCGACCAGATGCGGTTGCGGCATACGTCGGCTCCTCCCCATTCGATGCGGTGATCTCCAGCCTGCCGTACTTCTGCAATCCGACCGTTGCTGAAATCGCCCGAGCCCACCAACTCCATTATTTCGACCTGACCGAAGACGTGGCCGTGACTGGTCGCGTCAAGGCGATCAGCGCAGGCGCCGATCGTGCGTTTATTCCTCAGTGCGGGTTGGCGCCCGGGTTCATCAGCATCGTGACGAATGACCTTATCGGCCATTTTGAATCCATTGATAACGTGAAGATGCGTGTCGGCGCCTTGCCTGTTCATCCGAGCAACGCGCTGAAGTATTCCCTCACCTGGTCCACCGACGGGTTGATCAATGAGTATGCCAACGTCTGTGTCGGCATCGAGGGCGGGGAAGAAGTCCAGCTGCAGCCGTTGGAGGGCTATGAGACGATTGAATTGGACGGGTTGCTCTACGAGGCCTTCAACACGTCCGGCGGCCTGGGCACTCTCGCGGACACGTACCGCGGACGGGTCCGAACCATGAATTATAAGACCCTGCGGTATCCCGGGCATTGCGAAAAAATTCAATTTCTCATGAAGGACCTCAAGTTGAATGAGGATCGGGAGACGCTCAAGCGAATCCTGGAGAGAGCGATTCCTCAGACGCAGCAGGACGTGGTGTTGATCTATGCGGCTGTGACCGGCACCAGGCAGGGTGAGCTGTTCGAGGAGACCTATGTGAAAAAGGTGTATCCGCGGACGATCCTCGGGCGGCTTTGGTCTGCCATTCAGGTTACGACAGCATCGTCGCTGTGCTGTGTCGTTGATCTTGTGATGGCCAGACCGTCAGCGTATCGTGGCTTCGTCACGCAGGAACACTTCCACTTGCAGGATGTGCTGAGCAATCGCTTCGGGGATTGTTTCCGGGCCTAA
- the thrH gene encoding bifunctional phosphoserine phosphatase/homoserine phosphotransferase ThrH: MQNPVIVCLDLEGVLVPEIWVNFAIKTGIEELKITTREMPDYDALMTRRLSILDQHGLTLADIQSVIDAMGPMEGAAEFIAWLRERTQVIILSDTFYEFALPLMRQLGYPTIFCNQLEVGPTGKIVNYKLRQPNQKKHAVAALKNLNFRVMAAGDAYNDTAMLGEAHAGFFFRPPDHLPKEFPQFPVTTTYAELQEQFRKAGNLRR; this comes from the coding sequence ATGCAGAACCCCGTAATTGTGTGTCTGGACCTTGAGGGCGTACTGGTGCCTGAGATTTGGGTGAACTTTGCCATCAAGACCGGCATCGAAGAGCTCAAGATCACTACCCGCGAGATGCCGGATTACGATGCCCTGATGACACGCCGCTTGAGCATCCTGGATCAACATGGCCTGACCCTGGCAGACATTCAATCCGTGATCGACGCCATGGGACCGATGGAAGGCGCAGCCGAATTCATTGCCTGGCTGCGGGAACGGACACAGGTCATCATTCTGTCGGATACGTTTTATGAATTCGCACTTCCCTTGATGCGGCAGCTCGGATATCCGACGATTTTCTGCAATCAACTGGAGGTTGGGCCGACCGGCAAGATCGTCAACTATAAACTCCGCCAGCCGAACCAGAAAAAACATGCGGTGGCCGCGTTGAAGAATCTGAATTTTCGTGTCATGGCGGCAGGGGACGCCTACAACGACACCGCCATGCTGGGAGAGGCTCACGCCGGATTCTTTTTCCGCCCGCCCGACCATCTCCCGAAGGAGTTCCCTCAATTTCCGGTGACGACCACGTATGCTGAACTGCAAGAGCAGTTTCGAAAGGCCGGGAACTTGAGACGGTAA
- a CDS encoding aldehyde dehydrogenase family protein has protein sequence MTIQELFKTLGLMQEQPGGCLASATGSRTTDAGIVESRNPSTGEPLARVFGCSLADYEVLVAGSQQVQAAWRMVPAPKRGEVVRLIGQALREHKDALGTLVSLEVGKIKSEGDGEVQEMIDMADFAVGLSRMLYGQTMHSERARHRMYEQWHPLGVVGVITAFNFPVAVWAWNAFIAAVTGNTVLWKPSPKAPLCALAVQRLCSRVLEEAGYPGVFALVTTDRVELAERMVRDERLPLISFTGSVPVGRHVAEVVGHRLGRSLLELSGNNAVIVDETADLDLATRAIVFGAVGTAGQRCTSTRRLIVQESQYSKLVPRLLSAYAQVKIGDPLQFDVLMGPLIDGEAVAQYLAALEEVKKAGGEVLCGGRALSRPGHFVEPTIVRAQNHWDIVQRETFAPILYVMTYRTLDEAIRMHNAVPQGLSSALFTTHLRNSETFLSAIGSDCGIANVNIGTSGAEIGGAFGGEKNTGGGREAGSDAWKAYMRRQTNTINWGTELPLAQGVTFGRVEGGNDGARS, from the coding sequence ATGACGATACAGGAACTGTTCAAGACCTTGGGGTTGATGCAGGAACAGCCCGGAGGATGTCTCGCCTCTGCGACGGGGAGTCGCACCACCGACGCCGGCATCGTCGAGTCCCGTAATCCATCAACGGGAGAGCCGCTGGCACGAGTGTTCGGGTGTTCCCTTGCCGATTACGAGGTGCTCGTAGCCGGATCGCAGCAGGTTCAGGCTGCGTGGCGGATGGTGCCGGCGCCGAAGCGCGGCGAGGTGGTGCGTCTGATAGGCCAGGCACTGCGAGAACACAAGGATGCCTTGGGCACGCTGGTGTCGTTGGAGGTGGGTAAGATCAAGTCCGAGGGCGACGGCGAAGTGCAGGAGATGATCGATATGGCGGACTTCGCCGTCGGGCTGTCACGCATGTTGTACGGACAGACCATGCATTCAGAGCGTGCACGGCATCGAATGTATGAGCAGTGGCATCCATTGGGTGTGGTGGGTGTCATTACGGCGTTCAACTTTCCTGTGGCGGTCTGGGCCTGGAATGCCTTTATTGCCGCGGTAACCGGCAACACCGTGTTGTGGAAGCCGTCACCGAAAGCTCCGCTCTGCGCATTGGCGGTTCAGCGGCTGTGCAGTCGTGTGCTGGAAGAGGCCGGGTATCCCGGTGTCTTCGCACTCGTTACGACCGATCGCGTCGAGTTGGCCGAGCGGATGGTGCGGGACGAGCGGCTGCCGTTGATCTCCTTCACCGGCTCGGTGCCCGTCGGGAGGCACGTCGCGGAGGTGGTCGGACATCGGCTGGGCCGGAGTCTTCTGGAATTGAGCGGGAACAACGCCGTCATTGTGGACGAAACAGCCGATCTGGATTTGGCGACACGAGCCATCGTCTTCGGAGCCGTCGGCACGGCGGGGCAGCGGTGCACCAGTACCAGGCGTCTAATCGTGCAGGAATCTCAATACTCGAAGCTGGTTCCTCGCCTCTTATCGGCCTATGCGCAGGTGAAAATAGGCGACCCGCTCCAATTCGATGTGCTGATGGGACCGCTTATCGACGGGGAGGCGGTGGCGCAGTATCTGGCTGCTCTTGAGGAAGTAAAAAAGGCGGGCGGTGAGGTGCTGTGCGGAGGGCGTGCCTTGTCTCGTCCCGGACATTTTGTCGAGCCCACGATCGTGCGGGCGCAGAACCACTGGGATATCGTCCAGCGGGAAACCTTTGCGCCGATTCTGTACGTCATGACCTATCGAACGCTGGACGAGGCCATCCGGATGCACAATGCAGTTCCACAGGGACTGTCCTCCGCGCTGTTTACCACCCATCTTCGAAACAGCGAGACCTTCTTGTCTGCGATCGGCAGCGACTGTGGCATTGCTAACGTGAATATCGGGACGTCCGGTGCGGAAATCGGCGGGGCATTCGGTGGAGAGAAAAACACGGGTGGCGGACGGGAAGCCGGTTCCGATGCCTGGAAGGCCTACATGCGTCGACAAACCAACACGATTAATTGGGGAACTGAGTTGCCGTTGGCCCAGGGGGTGACGTTCGGGCGAGTGGAAGGAGGGAACGATGGGGCAAGAAGCTGA